Within Deltaproteobacteria bacterium, the genomic segment TTCGACCTGATAACGCCCCAGCGACTATTGGAGAAGTCCGTAGGGAGGAAAGTGATCCTTGTGGATCGCATCAAGGAAACCGGAGTGGAACAAAGGACCGAAGCCACGCTTTTGTCCGTTCAATCCGGCACGGTCTACCAGGTTGGGGAAGAAATCGATATGAATCCTCCGGGACGCCCCGTGTTGCCCTCCCTGCCGGATGGTCTGCACTCCCAGCCGACTCTCGTATGGCTTCTTGAAAACCGGGGAGAGAAACATCAGACCATCGAGGTTTCGTACCTGACGCGAGGTATTTCCTGGAAGGCCGATTATGTTGCCGTCATCGACCAGGAAGATCGTTCCATGGATCTCACGTGCTGGGTGACCATTCGAAACGAGTCCGGTTCCTCCTACAAGGACGCCCGGATCAAGCTGATCGCCGGTGACGTTCATCAGGAAACGGAGGCTCCGCCCAGGCGGGTCATGATGGCCATGGCCGAGGATAAGGCCGCCCCCGAATTCAAAGAGACGCCGTTTTTCGAGTATCATCTCTATACCTTGGACAGACCCAGCACCATCAAAGACAGCCAGATCAAACAGATGACGTTGCTGTCCGCCACCGGAACGCCGGTGAAAAAGGAATACTTCTACCGCGCCCCTCGCGGTTTCTGGGGGGAAAAGCTGGCGGATACCCAGAAAGATAAAGCCCAGGTGGAGCTGGTGTTTCGAAACGATCAGAAGAGCCGCCTCGGGGTACCCCTCCCCAAAGGAAAGTTACGCATTTACAAAGCGGACACGGACCAGACCCTGCAGTTTATCGGCGAGGATTCGCTGGATCACACGCCCAAGGACGAAGACGTTCGTGTGCGAGTGGGAAAAGCGTTCGACGTGGTGGTGGAGAGAAGTCAGACGAACTTCAGTCGGTTAAGTCCCACCGTGCTGGAAGAATCCTATGAGATTCGTGTAAGCAACCACAAAAACGACGCCGTTACCATTTTTGTCGAGGAGAATCTGGAAGGGGACTGGCAGATAACGAAGAGCAGCCGGGACTGGGTAAAAAAGGACGCGTTTACCATCCGATTCGAAGTCCGCGTGCAACCGGGGCAGGTCGAGACCGTCAGCTATTCGAGCGTATCCAAAAGGTAAGCCGGCCTTTGGGGTGGATTCAGCAAACCGTTCCCTCGACTCCGCGAACGGGGGCCCAGACCTCCGGGAGGGTGCGGCATAAACCCAACAAATTCAATACGTTGGGTTACGCTCGCTGCGCTCCCTAACCCAACCTACAAGACCGATGCGACATACGCGGACCCCCTTCGGATTGATGCGGGCACGGTCGGAGAGTAGCTTGGGTTGAGGAACGAAACCCAACAAATTCAATACCTTCGATAGGCCCCTATTTTTCAGTGTGTTTTATTTTCTTGGGTTTGAAGTAGAGGCACTCCTTGCCCGAGGTGGACCGGACGGCAATACAGGGCAGTTGGAGGGATTTCATCTTGAAACTGCGACAACCGTAGGGGAACCGGGGGTCCCACGTTACGTAAAACCACCGGCACTCAAAACACGCCTGCACCTTTCCTTTCTGGTTCACAATGGAAAGTCCCCGGTAAATGCTGAACCAATATCCGTCACGATCACTGGTGGTTTTCGATCCGCTTTTCCTGATACAAACGATCCAGCGTCTCTCGGGCGCGCAGCAACAGGTCCTGGTTTTGAGGCGCCTGCTTCTCCGAATGCCTTTGGATCAGGCTCTCGAGAAACGCGATTTGGCGGTCGACTGCCGCCGTTTCCCGACATCCGTCGCACATGATTTGAAGCTCCGTGATTGAGGCTCGCGTGATTTGCCCAACGTTTGCCCTATGAGCGCGAGTGACGGACACCGATCAACCGGCTCCCACGACTTGCCATCCGGCAAATCACGCTTACTCAAGCGCTCAGGCTATTTGGCCAGCCGCTGGGCCAATTCCGCCACCCTGGCTCCCAACTTGGCGCCGTTCGTCAGGGCCGGACTGTCCGGCTTTCCTACGCAGGAAACGCCGTAATGGCCCGTGGCGTCCATAGGATCGCCAACAATGATCATACCGTAGATAAGCATGACCTGCAAAATACTTATCATGGTGGTCTCTTTGCCGCCGGAAACGTCTCCGGAAGTCGTAAAGGCGGCGCCCACCTTATTTTCCATCTTTTTTCGAACACCCACAAAGCGGTCGAACACGGACTTCAATTCCGCGGCCATGCACCCAAAATAAACCGGAGACCCGGCTATCACGCCCGCCGAATTCACGAAGTCCTCCTTGGTCACCTCTTCGGTGGACCGTAGAACCGCTTCAACCCCGGACACTTCTTTAACGCCACCGGCTATGGCCTCGGCCAGTTTCAGCGTGTTTTTCGTTTTCGAGTGATACAGCACCAGAATCTGCATAAGCCGCACTCCTCTTCTTCCGGTAACCCGCTATGGATTCACAACCGGGTCCCTGTGATCGAGTGGATGGTTCAGACAAAAAACCCGCCGTTCGGCGGGTCAAGTTCATCGTCATGTATGATCGTGCATCGTTAGTCGGACGAGTCGGTCTTCTTGGAGCCGCTGTCGCTCTTGTTCGCCGACTCCCCTGAGTCTTTGCCGGCCGATGGTTTCGTAGGGCCGGGGGGGGAATACGAAGAAGATTTTCGAGCATAGTCCGTTGCGTACCACCCGGTTCCCTTCAGGTGAAAAGAACTCTGCGAAATCAATTTCTTCAGCTCGCCCTTGCAATGTTCGCAACACGTGAGCGGATCCTCGGAAAAGCGCTGCCACGCTTCCGTAATTCTTCCGCAACATGTGCACTCGTATTCATATATCGGCATATCGAACCCCTTTGAAAACGTTTTCTTTAAAATAGTCGCTTTTCACCATTTGTCAAGCGGGTTCTGTCTCCGCGGAACGATCGGAATCAATGGTTCTGAAGCTCAACCAGGGCGTTCCAAATATGAATCGCGTATAGGGTCGGCGCATGATCTTTCACCGCGTCCGGCACGAATCCCGAGAATCCCGGTTCCATTCGGCCGAGAGAACTGAACATATTCCTGACCTTGTCCTCGAGATCGTCCGCCCATCTTCCCCAGCGGAGTTCGTTGTCGCGCAGCACTCCGTAGGCGTCGATAAACTTCAGATTT encodes:
- a CDS encoding zinc ribbon domain-containing protein is translated as MPIYEYECTCCGRITEAWQRFSEDPLTCCEHCKGELKKLISQSSFHLKGTGWYATDYARKSSSYSPPGPTKPSAGKDSGESANKSDSGSKKTDSSD
- a CDS encoding NAD(P)H-dependent oxidoreductase, with translation MQILVLYHSKTKNTLKLAEAIAGGVKEVSGVEAVLRSTEEVTKEDFVNSAGVIAGSPVYFGCMAAELKSVFDRFVGVRKKMENKVGAAFTTSGDVSGGKETTMISILQVMLIYGMIIVGDPMDATGHYGVSCVGKPDSPALTNGAKLGARVAELAQRLAK
- a CDS encoding DUF4139 domain-containing protein is translated as MFARFLVILSAVLAVLPISMDAFAVSPDEPASTSEEQRQIALTIYNEDLGLVKDVRRVKLKQGPFLMEFLDVAEKMDPTSVFLKSLTHPGQLSVLEQNYEFDLITPQRLLEKSVGRKVILVDRIKETGVEQRTEATLLSVQSGTVYQVGEEIDMNPPGRPVLPSLPDGLHSQPTLVWLLENRGEKHQTIEVSYLTRGISWKADYVAVIDQEDRSMDLTCWVTIRNESGSSYKDARIKLIAGDVHQETEAPPRRVMMAMAEDKAAPEFKETPFFEYHLYTLDRPSTIKDSQIKQMTLLSATGTPVKKEYFYRAPRGFWGEKLADTQKDKAQVELVFRNDQKSRLGVPLPKGKLRIYKADTDQTLQFIGEDSLDHTPKDEDVRVRVGKAFDVVVERSQTNFSRLSPTVLEESYEIRVSNHKNDAVTIFVEENLEGDWQITKSSRDWVKKDAFTIRFEVRVQPGQVETVSYSSVSKR